A genomic stretch from Telmatocola sphagniphila includes:
- a CDS encoding M17 family peptidase N-terminal domain-containing protein: protein MNQSIKLLALAFFQLVVAIPSASAENPVQAPAETKLAGPHDSSIIVRMQGPYDAEVPLQIVCYFKKSAESDKKMTGAPVELDKRLGGLISSLRNRGEFTGDDLEVLIIDAPAETIKPKKLLLIGLGDEANLSLQKMTQIGISGLREAAKLGATKVAFAPLIRDQGNNRLKTGDVESAVIRGMLMAYDTERRLQKQGFAKSYALQNWVVEAGPAYYEETISGVKKGIAEAGTAIQARDVQPYSTKSK, encoded by the coding sequence ATGAACCAGTCGATTAAATTGCTTGCTCTAGCGTTTTTCCAGCTCGTTGTTGCGATTCCGTCGGCAAGTGCCGAAAATCCAGTTCAAGCACCTGCCGAAACGAAACTGGCAGGCCCTCATGATTCGTCGATTATAGTTCGAATGCAGGGGCCTTACGATGCCGAAGTGCCCTTACAGATCGTTTGTTACTTCAAAAAATCGGCTGAGTCGGACAAAAAGATGACTGGGGCACCCGTCGAACTCGACAAGCGACTAGGCGGGCTGATAAGCTCACTTCGGAATCGAGGTGAATTTACTGGAGACGACCTGGAAGTATTAATTATCGATGCGCCTGCGGAAACGATCAAACCGAAAAAATTGCTTCTCATCGGTCTTGGGGACGAGGCCAATCTATCGCTTCAGAAGATGACGCAAATTGGCATATCGGGTCTGCGAGAGGCTGCAAAGCTAGGCGCGACGAAGGTCGCATTTGCTCCTTTGATTCGCGATCAGGGAAACAACCGATTGAAAACCGGAGACGTGGAATCCGCCGTAATCCGAGGGATGCTGATGGCGTACGATACGGAGCGAAGACTTCAAAAGCAGGGTTTTGCAAAATCATACGCTTTGCAAAATTGGGTTGTAGAGGCTGGTCCGGCTTATTACGAAGAAACTATTTCGGGAGTAAAGAAGGGTATAGCCGAAGCGGGTACGGCAATTCAAGCTCGAGATGTTCAACCTTATTCTACAAAAAGCAAGTAA
- a CDS encoding sigma-70 family RNA polymerase sigma factor gives MDQERTTAAVQRYLDKLAGDAPTEPVVRELLDRAVRRLHQLCSSLLYRSYPRLTRPPLNLQPDELLSAVVERLLKAMRESRPSNVRLFFALAGQHMRWELNDLARRLDIQPAAVELQDANLPALANSDSGLSADCRQMLKAIENLPEDEREAFDLVKIQGMSQVEAAEILGVSAMTVNRRLNRSLHLLTEALGDLRPKSHIQAQT, from the coding sequence ATGGACCAGGAACGTACTACCGCTGCTGTCCAACGCTACCTCGACAAACTGGCCGGCGATGCACCCACAGAACCTGTTGTCCGCGAGCTATTAGATCGGGCAGTACGGCGTCTACATCAACTCTGCTCATCGCTGCTTTATCGAAGTTATCCCCGTTTAACTCGGCCACCGCTTAATCTCCAACCGGATGAATTGCTCAGCGCCGTGGTCGAGCGTCTGCTTAAAGCAATGCGGGAATCTCGCCCTTCAAACGTACGGCTGTTTTTCGCTTTAGCCGGTCAGCATATGCGTTGGGAACTGAATGATTTGGCTCGACGCTTAGATATTCAACCCGCTGCCGTGGAACTTCAGGATGCTAATTTACCTGCCCTGGCAAATAGCGATTCTGGTCTTTCCGCTGATTGCCGACAGATGCTCAAGGCGATCGAAAACCTGCCCGAGGATGAACGGGAAGCTTTCGATTTGGTGAAAATTCAGGGAATGAGTCAAGTGGAAGCCGCGGAGATCTTGGGCGTTTCGGCTATGACGGTAAATCGCCGGTTAAATCGCAGCTTGCATTTACTTACCGAGGCGCTGGGTGACCTTCGCCCGAAAAGCCATATTCAGGCTCAAACGTAG
- a CDS encoding alginate export family protein yields the protein MIRFGAEVVLAGLFESIGLKQVERMKNIKKYRFAYGLAQPATDEVQARRLVRPLDAFQRNLLLSFALALVISSSNTVAQTPESSPVVTNRESSLSSDKSSTTDPQDKVTDKRLDTRFGPGQQAISGSVPAGTEGAPTYKLLRYSEDWSYLKEPQKRTDYWDPLKYIPLFDREEYYLTIGGDIREWFETYHNGSYGLAPSNARGNNTYFLQRYMLYGDLHIEPNFRIFVQSISGFEDGRIGGPRPDIDRNQFDLHQAFFDWKWNLINDDSITWRIGRQEFEYGSGRLIDVREGPNLRLSFDAARFLAKIGDWSVDGWWGKPVLNNAQTFDDEPNPQISFWGIYGVRPTGYDSKINFDVYYLGYENRTATYDEGKGYELRHSFGTRIWARPEPIEYNLEYVYQFGSFDGGQISAWTAANAIRYKLEELPLEPTPGVRFDIASGDRNALTRNLQTFNPLFPAGAYFNLTGPFGPMNLIDLHPTLDLKLSEKLSLSADWNFFWRQSLEDGIYQLSGNLLASGQSSRARYIGSSPALTLIWNPTPHLTLLTSYVHIFPGPFLEQSTPGKPVDYITTWLTYKF from the coding sequence GGCAGAGGTTGTGCTTGCTGGGCTTTTTGAGTCTATTGGCCTCAAACAAGTGGAACGTATGAAAAATATAAAAAAATATCGATTTGCATACGGCTTGGCGCAGCCTGCAACTGATGAAGTGCAAGCGCGCCGACTGGTAAGACCATTGGATGCTTTTCAACGAAACTTGCTTCTCTCTTTCGCGCTCGCCTTAGTTATTTCGAGTTCAAATACGGTAGCTCAAACTCCAGAATCATCGCCGGTTGTTACAAATCGAGAATCCTCTTTAAGTTCTGATAAATCTTCGACCACCGACCCTCAAGATAAAGTAACTGATAAAAGATTGGATACGCGCTTCGGTCCGGGTCAGCAAGCAATATCTGGCTCGGTTCCAGCGGGAACGGAAGGAGCACCGACCTACAAGCTTCTTAGGTACAGCGAAGATTGGAGCTATCTCAAAGAGCCTCAAAAGCGAACGGACTACTGGGACCCTTTGAAATATATTCCGCTCTTCGATCGCGAAGAATACTATTTGACCATAGGAGGAGATATTCGAGAGTGGTTCGAAACATACCACAACGGTTCGTATGGGCTTGCTCCATCAAACGCGCGAGGGAACAACACGTATTTCTTGCAGAGGTATATGCTCTACGGAGATTTGCATATCGAGCCGAATTTCCGCATTTTCGTCCAGTCGATCAGTGGATTCGAGGACGGTCGAATCGGTGGTCCGCGACCGGATATAGACCGAAATCAATTCGATTTGCATCAAGCGTTTTTTGACTGGAAATGGAATCTGATCAATGACGATTCGATCACTTGGAGGATCGGTCGACAGGAATTCGAATATGGCTCTGGTCGACTCATTGATGTAAGAGAGGGACCGAATCTCAGGCTCTCGTTCGACGCGGCCCGATTTTTAGCAAAAATTGGTGATTGGTCCGTCGATGGATGGTGGGGAAAACCGGTATTGAACAACGCGCAGACCTTTGACGATGAGCCCAATCCACAAATTTCGTTCTGGGGTATTTATGGTGTTCGGCCTACAGGGTATGATTCCAAGATTAACTTCGACGTTTATTATCTCGGTTATGAAAACAGGACGGCAACATACGATGAAGGGAAAGGTTATGAACTGAGGCATTCATTCGGTACACGAATTTGGGCGAGACCAGAACCCATAGAGTACAACCTGGAATACGTTTACCAATTTGGCTCCTTCGATGGAGGACAAATTAGTGCCTGGACGGCGGCGAACGCTATTCGTTATAAACTGGAAGAGCTACCATTGGAGCCTACTCCCGGTGTTCGATTCGATATCGCAAGTGGCGATCGAAATGCTCTCACTCGCAATCTACAGACTTTCAATCCACTTTTCCCCGCCGGTGCTTACTTTAACTTGACCGGCCCTTTTGGGCCCATGAATCTTATTGACCTTCATCCCACACTCGACCTTAAATTATCCGAAAAACTGAGCCTCTCAGCCGACTGGAACTTCTTCTGGCGGCAGAGCCTGGAAGATGGCATTTACCAGTTATCCGGCAACCTACTGGCGAGTGGTCAGTCGAGTCGTGCGAGATATATTGGTTCGAGCCCCGCTTTAACGCTCATTTGGAATCCCACTCCCCATTTGACATTACTTACAAGTTACGTTCACATATTTCCAGGCCCATTTCTTGAACAAAGCACACCTGGTAAACCCGTCGATTACATCACGACTTGGTTAACCTACAAATTCTAA